In Sphingobacterium sp. R2, the genomic stretch TTTACACAGAAGATGTTCCAAGGGAAATGATGGCATCCGAGGTAAACGAAGATGGCTGGTACGAATGGAAGCTTATTCCTGGATCATTAAGTAATGATGATTACAAAAAAGTGGCTGCAGAATTTGGCACTTCATTACCCGTTAGCTTTATTGAATGGCATAAGCGCTATTTCTTTGCCGACTGTGATTGTTCAATCGTCAGACTACCTCACTCTTTGCCTTCTCAACCGTTAGCTGAAATAACAGTTAATCTGGATTGGTACCTAGCTGAACAACTCATCCCACTTGGCCTGATCCCCTTTGCGAATGAAGGTAATGATACAGGGCCACTGGTATTTGATACAAGAGGCTCCGTCGAAACAAATGATTATCCGATCAGAGTCTACGACCATGAATATGATGGTGATCTCGACGGACTGAGCGAAATTATCTTTTCGTCATTCAACAAGATGCTGGCATGCTTAACCCATTTTTTAAACGAAACTAATACAAGAAAAAATTTTGAAGTGATCGCTGACTTTTATACTATAGACCCAAACGGTGCTGGGTCTACTGGTCGATCATATTGGGAAAGCTGGATAACAATGGGCCGGGCGAACTTTGAGGAATTTGGATATTAAAGTCAGAACCCCGGAAATGAACCGGTATAAATAATATGAAGGAAACTCTTTTGGTATTGGATTTGGACGAAACATTGCTGTACGCTACAAAAGATAAGCTGCAACAGCGGGAAGACTTTGTTGTAGGGCCTTATTATGTATATGTCCGTCCAAATTTAGCCTATTTTTTATCAGAGTTGGTTGGAGATTTTAAACTGGCTATTTGGAGCTCTGCGGATGATACTTACGTGCATGAGCTCGTTGATAAAATAAAACCAGACGCTGTCGATTTTGAATTTATCTGGGGAAGATCTCGCACAACAAAAAAACGGATCAGTGTGACTGATGAATATTATTACGTAAAAAGGTTATCCAAAGTAAAACGTAAAGGCTTCTCATTGGAAAGAACGCTTATAATAGACGACACCGCTGAAAAATCAATGCTGAACTATGGCAATGCAATCCAAA encodes the following:
- a CDS encoding NIF family HAD-type phosphatase, which codes for MKETLLVLDLDETLLYATKDKLQQREDFVVGPYYVYVRPNLAYFLSELVGDFKLAIWSSADDTYVHELVDKIKPDAVDFEFIWGRSRTTKKRISVTDEYYYVKRLSKVKRKGFSLERTLIIDDTAEKSMLNYGNAIQIAEFTGNANDDELLLLASYLKQLKNVRNVRQIEKRYWRNQDLPT